The following proteins come from a genomic window of Peptoniphilus equinus:
- the thrB gene encoding homoserine kinase — protein MKIRVPGTSANLGAGFDLLGLALSIYNSFEITLKNPGEVQDETDNLVVKAFGYFYAQQGMNPPAIDVRITGDVPVSRGLGSSATCIVAGLMAANELSGLNLSKFELLSMAADLEGHGDNVSAALFGALTMYYQGHLLRKRVSPLLTFYALIPDYIQSTEASRKALSRTLVIEDAVQNMAATVLTIESLVEGDVELLKRLPQDTLHEARRMAKIPGALSIKETLQNQGRVFLSGSGSTLLFIADQSFKNPLVFEGYKVCALSVDEEGAVYEP, from the coding sequence ATGAAGATTAGAGTTCCCGGCACATCGGCAAATTTAGGGGCAGGTTTTGACCTGCTGGGACTGGCGTTGTCGATTTATAATTCTTTTGAAATTACTTTAAAAAATCCAGGTGAAGTCCAAGATGAGACAGACAATTTAGTGGTGAAAGCCTTCGGTTACTTTTATGCACAACAAGGAATGAATCCGCCAGCCATCGATGTCAGGATTACAGGCGACGTACCTGTCAGCCGTGGCTTAGGGTCTTCAGCTACATGCATTGTGGCAGGCCTGATGGCTGCCAATGAACTCAGCGGTTTAAACCTGTCAAAGTTTGAACTTCTGAGTATGGCAGCAGACTTGGAAGGTCACGGGGATAATGTCAGCGCAGCGCTCTTCGGTGCCTTGACCATGTACTACCAAGGTCATCTACTCCGTAAACGAGTGAGTCCACTACTCACATTTTATGCGTTGATTCCGGACTATATACAGTCTACCGAAGCGTCACGAAAGGCATTGTCCCGAACACTGGTGATTGAAGATGCCGTCCAGAATATGGCAGCAACGGTGCTAACCATAGAGAGTCTTGTCGAAGGTGATGTGGAGCTTTTAAAGCGTCTGCCTCAGGATACCCTGCACGAAGCACGTCGCATGGCAAAAATCCCCGGCGCACTCAGTATAAAAGAAACGCTGCAAAATCAGGGCAGAGTCTTTTTAAGCGGTTCCGGTTCCACGTTACTGTTTATCGCGGATCAAAGTTTTAAGAACCCTTTGGTTTTCGAAGGCTACAAGGTGTGTGCACTTTCCGTAGACGAAGAGGGTGCTGTCTATGAGCCTTAA
- the nrdD gene encoding anaerobic ribonucleoside-triphosphate reductase produces MLEVIKRNGSRAPFDRSKIKIAIEKAMNSMSGVYIEGQAEDIAKEIEAVANDKSTTMSISDVEELVYYKLIAGGNPATARAYENYKAVQAYKREQNTTDDEILGLLNQTNADVMDENSNKNAVIASTQRDLIAGEVSKDIAKRKLIPADLVDAHESGAIHIHDMDYIIQPIFNCCLVNMKDMLDNGTVVNGKMIETPKSFQVACNVMTQIIAQIASNQYGGQSIDIACLGKYLRRSYDKNLSLAIETLGDVTLAEKMAQKMTQKDLESGIQTIQYQINTLMTSNGQAPFVTLFMQLNETDPYVEEIAMIIEEILKQRIQGIKNDAGVYVTPAFPKLIYVLDENNVRPGSRFYNLTSLAIRCTAKRMYPDYISAKKMCENYEGNVFSPMGCRAFLSTYKDDKGNYKFDGRFNIGVCTINLPQIGILAAGDEAKFFEILEKRLELVKRVGLLRYEHLKNVISDASPIHWQHGAIARLGKHEPILPLLQNGYSTVTIGYIGIYEATKLVIGESNTSKKGEAFAMKIMDMLNEKKDAWKKETGLAFAVYGTPAESLTNRFARIDKKRFGIIEDVTDKGYYTNSFHVDVREKISAFEKFNFEAKFQDKSGGGCISYVEIPNMSHNLEALETLVRYIYDNIQYAEFNTKSDYCANCGFDGEIKLNDKGQWECPQCHNTDKSTLTVVRRTCGYLGENFWNEGRTKEIGDRVLHI; encoded by the coding sequence ATGTTGGAGGTTATTAAACGAAACGGATCAAGAGCGCCCTTTGACCGTTCAAAAATCAAAATAGCCATTGAAAAAGCCATGAATTCCATGAGCGGTGTCTATATCGAAGGTCAGGCGGAGGACATCGCCAAAGAAATCGAAGCTGTGGCCAACGACAAGTCCACTACCATGTCCATCAGCGACGTGGAAGAATTAGTCTACTATAAGCTGATAGCAGGCGGCAATCCTGCCACGGCACGTGCTTACGAAAACTACAAAGCTGTTCAAGCCTACAAACGCGAACAAAATACCACAGACGATGAAATCCTCGGTCTGCTCAATCAAACCAACGCCGATGTGATGGACGAAAACTCCAATAAAAATGCCGTTATCGCCTCAACCCAGCGTGATCTGATCGCCGGTGAAGTATCCAAGGATATTGCAAAACGGAAGCTTATCCCTGCCGATCTCGTCGATGCCCATGAATCGGGAGCCATACATATTCACGATATGGACTATATCATTCAGCCGATTTTTAACTGCTGTCTGGTCAATATGAAAGATATGTTGGACAATGGCACGGTGGTCAACGGAAAAATGATTGAAACGCCGAAGTCGTTCCAAGTGGCTTGCAACGTCATGACTCAAATCATTGCGCAAATTGCATCCAATCAATACGGTGGACAAAGCATTGATATTGCCTGTCTTGGAAAATACCTGAGACGTTCTTACGACAAGAATCTCTCCCTGGCCATTGAAACTCTTGGCGATGTCACCTTAGCAGAAAAAATGGCCCAAAAGATGACACAGAAAGATTTGGAAAGCGGTATTCAAACCATCCAGTATCAAATCAATACCTTAATGACCTCGAACGGACAGGCCCCTTTTGTCACGTTATTTATGCAATTGAATGAGACCGATCCTTATGTGGAAGAAATTGCTATGATCATTGAGGAAATTTTGAAACAGCGGATTCAAGGGATTAAAAACGATGCCGGCGTCTATGTCACGCCTGCCTTCCCGAAACTCATCTACGTTCTGGATGAGAATAATGTTCGTCCCGGATCCCGCTTTTACAATCTCACATCCCTTGCTATTCGCTGTACGGCAAAGCGTATGTATCCTGACTATATCTCAGCCAAAAAAATGTGCGAAAATTACGAAGGCAATGTCTTCAGTCCTATGGGATGCCGCGCGTTTCTCTCCACATACAAAGATGACAAAGGCAACTACAAGTTTGACGGCCGTTTCAATATCGGTGTCTGTACCATCAATTTACCGCAAATCGGCATATTAGCCGCCGGCGATGAAGCCAAGTTCTTTGAAATTTTAGAAAAGCGTCTGGAGCTTGTAAAACGTGTCGGACTCCTTCGCTACGAACATCTCAAAAACGTCATCAGCGACGCCTCACCAATCCACTGGCAACACGGCGCCATTGCCCGTTTAGGTAAGCACGAGCCTATCTTGCCGCTGCTTCAAAATGGTTATTCCACCGTCACCATTGGTTACATCGGTATTTATGAGGCAACCAAACTTGTCATCGGCGAATCCAATACGTCTAAAAAAGGTGAAGCTTTCGCGATGAAAATTATGGATATGCTCAACGAGAAAAAAGATGCATGGAAGAAAGAGACAGGGCTTGCCTTTGCCGTCTATGGTACCCCTGCCGAGTCCTTGACCAACCGCTTTGCCCGCATCGACAAAAAACGGTTCGGTATCATTGAAGATGTCACGGACAAGGGGTATTACACCAATTCCTTCCATGTGGACGTGAGAGAAAAGATCTCTGCCTTTGAAAAGTTTAACTTTGAAGCGAAGTTCCAGGACAAATCCGGCGGCGGCTGTATCTCCTATGTGGAAATTCCAAACATGAGCCACAATTTAGAAGCTCTTGAAACTCTGGTGCGCTATATCTATGACAATATTCAATATGCAGAGTTCAACACTAAGAGTGACTACTGTGCCAACTGCGGCTTCGACGGTGAAATAAAACTGAATGACAAAGGTCAGTGGGAATGCCCTCAATGTCACAACACCGACAAATCAACCTTGACCGTGGTGCGGCGCACCTGCGGCTACCTTGGTGAAAATTTCTGGAATGAAGGTCGTACCAAAGAAATTGGCGACCGCGTGCTGCACATCTGA
- a CDS encoding DMT family transporter: MSLKNKPVAIAAALFCMILWASAVPMIKTQYALFHIPPNDIGSRFLLAGLRFFISGIMVLIYFKWIRHQTVTVDNGQWGFLLKIALIQITAQYMLYYLGLAYTQGVKAAVIQSFNALLIVIMSVVMISAEHFTTKKVAAIALGTVGLIIANAGGLQGGFTLRGEGAILSSTILNAYSLILVKRDGVHIPSPIISIVQFLVGSLPLIVLGLLLKDTHWQHSTIGIISIFYGGFVSATAFTLWYNILKIHSSSEFGFYKIFVPIFGSMLSMLVLGEVLSASLFIGLCCCVVATGILNIRTHKRM; this comes from the coding sequence ATGAGCCTTAAAAATAAACCCGTCGCTATTGCAGCGGCGCTCTTTTGTATGATCTTATGGGCTTCTGCAGTTCCTATGATTAAAACGCAATATGCCCTCTTCCATATCCCGCCGAATGATATCGGTTCCAGATTTTTACTGGCTGGGTTGCGTTTTTTCATCTCGGGGATTATGGTACTGATCTATTTTAAATGGATTCGCCATCAAACCGTGACGGTGGACAACGGACAATGGGGATTTCTCTTAAAAATAGCCCTGATACAAATCACAGCCCAGTATATGCTTTACTATTTGGGACTCGCTTATACGCAAGGGGTCAAAGCGGCAGTTATTCAGTCTTTTAACGCCCTCCTTATTGTGATCATGTCTGTGGTTATGATTTCGGCGGAACATTTTACTACTAAAAAAGTTGCAGCCATTGCACTTGGCACCGTGGGACTTATTATTGCAAATGCCGGCGGACTTCAAGGCGGCTTTACGCTACGGGGGGAAGGCGCCATCCTTTCGAGTACCATTTTGAATGCCTATTCTCTGATTCTTGTCAAGCGGGATGGGGTTCACATTCCTTCGCCCATTATAAGTATTGTACAATTTTTAGTGGGTTCGCTGCCACTGATTGTACTGGGCCTTTTACTTAAAGATACGCATTGGCAGCATAGCACTATCGGAATTATCTCCATTTTTTATGGCGGTTTTGTCTCTGCAACAGCATTTACGTTATGGTACAATATTTTAAAAATTCACAGCTCGAGTGAATTTGGATTCTACAAGATATTTGTGCCTATTTTCGGTTCGATGTTAAGCATGCTGGTCCTTGGTGAAGTGTTAAGCGCATCGCTGTTTATCGGACTATGCTGCTGCGTGGTAGCAACCGGTATTCTCAATATTCGCACACATAAACGTATGTAA
- a CDS encoding DsbA family protein, whose product MKLTIFTDVVDTWSWGEEKVLRALQYLYGDRVKFEFVMGGMIEDYRDLLPQNMKDQDSADMANGILHAMWTTGVIVHGMPISDVPPKLFTPNQSSTNRLDEYVVAVREVAPNRTHDFLRRLREATLVDGKVTTDPEVFKELIRVCGIDETDVASVLNGRSRELFLEDRMATFDRRVERFPTFMYTDDNHREYLLKGYQRLDQLVDFIQRHHSMAQHPVNDSIEGVKAFIESYPRVFEAEVLTLFAHGREHLDQLLQQDGNYVLEKGEIKRTND is encoded by the coding sequence GTGAAGTTAACTATTTTTACCGATGTGGTGGACACTTGGTCCTGGGGCGAAGAAAAAGTATTGCGAGCGCTACAGTATCTGTACGGGGATCGTGTGAAATTTGAATTTGTCATGGGCGGCATGATTGAAGATTATCGCGATCTCTTGCCACAAAATATGAAGGATCAGGATTCGGCAGACATGGCGAACGGTATTTTACATGCCATGTGGACGACAGGCGTCATAGTCCACGGCATGCCTATCAGTGATGTGCCGCCCAAGCTTTTTACACCGAATCAAAGCAGTACAAATCGACTGGATGAATATGTGGTAGCTGTGCGTGAAGTTGCACCAAACCGAACCCACGACTTTCTGAGAAGATTGCGGGAGGCAACGCTGGTGGACGGTAAAGTGACTACTGATCCCGAAGTTTTTAAAGAATTGATAAGAGTGTGCGGTATCGACGAAACTGACGTGGCGTCCGTATTGAATGGGAGAAGCCGGGAGCTTTTCTTAGAAGACAGGATGGCCACTTTTGACAGACGTGTTGAGCGCTTTCCAACCTTTATGTATACAGATGACAACCACAGAGAATACTTGCTTAAAGGGTATCAGAGGTTAGATCAGTTAGTTGATTTTATTCAGAGACATCACTCGATGGCACAACATCCGGTGAATGACAGTATTGAAGGTGTTAAAGCTTTTATCGAAAGCTACCCAAGAGTTTTTGAGGCAGAAGTTCTCACTTTGTTTGCTCATGGGAGGGAGCACTTAGACCAACTTCTTCAACAAGACGGCAACTATGTACTTGAAAAAGGTGAAATAAAAAGGACCAACGATTAA
- the gltA gene encoding NADPH-dependent glutamate synthase, translating to MYEIKEKQTLAPNIYSMQIYAPRVAASAKPGQFVIVITDKYAERIPLTISDYDVAQGTVRIVVQASGQSTKKLCALEEGDKIQDFVGPLGRESEFMHLNDEELKAERFLFVAGGVGTAPVYPQAKYLHNRGAHVDIISGAKNKEFTILEDELRAVCDNLYLATDDGSLGFKGLVTDKIVDLIDNEHKDYTQCISIGPMIMMKFVAMTTKKYNLKTIVSLNPIMVDGTGMCGACRVRVGDVTKFACVDGPEFDGHLVDFDSALSRQRQFSDANLDNYITAKKNQHQDHECTIDVALRRQHAEEAAQTDATSDKAPQDRFTRVPISNQDPDVRKNNFDEVCLGYTEDEARQEASRCLNCKNPQCVGGCPVSIDIPGFIKEIVSGNFEQSAKVLSRYTALPAVCGRVCPQETQCEARCILNKRGDSVAIGKLERFAADYARDHDIQIVEKPNANGHKVAIVGCGPAGISCAGELAGMGYEVTIFEALHQNGGVLIYGIPSFRLPDAVVHHEIDNLKKLGVNFVNDTVIGRTVTVDALLKEGFEAVFIGSGAGLPRFMNIPGENLNGVLSANEFLTRNNLMHSFEDGYDTPVVLGKKVAVVGGGNVAMDAARVARRLGAEVDILYRRTEEELPARVEEVEHAKEEGITFKMLTAPVEIQADEYGWVKGVINVTNELGEPDESGRRSPVPIEGSEHFEPYQTIIMALGTNPNPLIASTTDSLATTKRGGIQTDDHGKTSRDFIYAGGDAVTGSATVILAMGAGKEAARAIDLKLRNNQ from the coding sequence ATGTACGAAATTAAAGAAAAACAAACGCTAGCTCCAAATATATATTCCATGCAAATCTATGCGCCGCGCGTAGCCGCATCAGCTAAGCCCGGACAATTTGTTATCGTCATTACCGATAAATATGCCGAGCGTATTCCGTTGACTATCTCCGATTACGACGTCGCACAAGGTACCGTTCGCATCGTGGTACAGGCCTCAGGTCAATCCACAAAAAAACTTTGCGCATTGGAAGAAGGCGACAAAATTCAGGATTTTGTTGGCCCTCTCGGTCGGGAATCGGAATTTATGCACTTGAACGATGAAGAGCTTAAAGCGGAACGCTTTCTTTTTGTCGCTGGCGGTGTAGGCACAGCTCCGGTCTATCCTCAAGCAAAATACTTACATAATCGCGGTGCCCATGTAGATATTATCTCCGGAGCGAAAAATAAAGAGTTCACTATTTTGGAAGATGAACTTCGCGCCGTTTGCGATAATCTATATCTGGCAACCGACGACGGTTCACTCGGTTTTAAAGGTCTGGTCACTGATAAAATTGTAGATCTCATTGATAACGAACACAAAGACTACACGCAGTGTATCAGTATCGGACCTATGATCATGATGAAGTTTGTCGCCATGACCACAAAAAAATACAACCTGAAAACCATCGTCTCTCTGAATCCGATTATGGTTGACGGAACCGGCATGTGCGGGGCTTGTCGGGTGCGCGTCGGTGATGTAACGAAGTTCGCGTGCGTCGACGGACCGGAGTTTGACGGTCACTTAGTGGATTTTGATTCAGCCCTCTCCCGCCAGCGCCAATTTTCCGATGCCAATCTGGATAATTACATCACCGCTAAAAAAAATCAGCATCAAGATCACGAGTGCACCATTGATGTCGCCCTGCGCCGTCAACACGCCGAAGAAGCTGCACAAACGGACGCTACATCAGACAAGGCGCCTCAAGATCGCTTTACGCGCGTGCCTATTTCCAATCAAGATCCGGATGTGCGCAAAAATAATTTTGATGAAGTGTGCTTAGGCTACACAGAAGACGAAGCACGCCAAGAAGCCTCACGCTGTCTTAACTGCAAAAATCCGCAATGTGTCGGCGGATGTCCTGTATCTATTGATATCCCCGGCTTTATCAAAGAAATTGTCTCGGGTAATTTTGAACAATCGGCTAAAGTCCTCTCACGATACACTGCTCTACCTGCTGTATGCGGCCGGGTTTGCCCACAGGAAACACAGTGTGAAGCACGTTGTATTTTAAACAAACGCGGTGACAGTGTCGCCATTGGTAAATTGGAACGCTTTGCGGCGGATTACGCACGTGATCATGATATTCAAATTGTAGAGAAACCGAACGCTAATGGACATAAAGTGGCCATTGTAGGCTGCGGTCCAGCAGGGATTTCCTGCGCCGGAGAACTTGCCGGCATGGGTTATGAAGTGACTATTTTTGAAGCACTTCACCAAAATGGCGGCGTGCTTATCTATGGCATTCCTTCCTTCCGTCTTCCGGATGCGGTTGTACATCATGAAATTGATAATTTGAAAAAACTGGGCGTCAACTTTGTTAACGACACTGTCATTGGTCGTACCGTCACTGTTGACGCATTGTTGAAAGAAGGATTTGAAGCTGTCTTTATCGGTTCCGGTGCAGGGCTTCCTCGATTTATGAACATCCCCGGAGAAAATTTGAATGGTGTACTCTCCGCCAATGAATTCCTCACCCGCAATAACTTAATGCACAGCTTTGAAGACGGTTACGACACACCAGTCGTGCTTGGTAAAAAAGTGGCCGTTGTCGGCGGCGGCAACGTCGCAATGGATGCGGCACGTGTGGCACGCCGTCTTGGTGCTGAAGTGGACATTCTATACCGCCGCACGGAAGAAGAGCTGCCTGCCCGGGTGGAAGAAGTGGAACATGCCAAAGAAGAAGGTATCACCTTTAAAATGCTCACAGCACCTGTTGAAATTCAAGCTGACGAATATGGTTGGGTCAAAGGTGTCATCAACGTGACCAATGAGTTGGGTGAGCCGGATGAATCCGGTCGGCGCAGTCCGGTACCGATTGAAGGTTCTGAACACTTTGAGCCATATCAAACCATTATTATGGCTCTAGGTACCAATCCAAACCCGCTCATTGCATCCACAACCGACTCGCTGGCGACCACAAAACGCGGCGGCATTCAAACCGATGACCACGGAAAGACATCCCGTGATTTCATCTACGCCGGCGGCGACGCCGTCACCGGATCCGCCACCGTTATCCTTGCCATGGGTGCCGGCAAAGAAGCTGCCCGTGCCATTGATCTGAAACTTAGAAATAACCAGTAA
- a CDS encoding ComEC/Rec2 family competence protein has product MAILIVSALLALIYPFHGVVIALGLIGIIVSDQAFKKTMVLFLAGFLFASLHVMPLTDPLPATVAGQGIVVDQNFKDATRYTVQVSPFQKILLYSDTSLKLGDIVAFDGNYHKPLGKMNPSDFNYHRYLQSEGIVGSVYSKAVQKLGINPLFGYKGQFREFVIDKLSSLRTTSRTFLSGVILSDSSILIEEDQELYRDLGIGHLLAMSGFHVTLVTGCISGLLSVLRLHKKHRYLIALALMLIYIFLVGLPISALRAWLMSCGIFLAFLRQRKEEKLKNILGSLGCILILNPFGIYSVSLWLSFGAVVGLYFVYPRLKSLWHVEGIVRESVLLSVSVFLILLPLTAWNFYTITWISVLSNVLLVPIFSLAMLLGFIFVFTPLSFFVAPALELCLSLGRQLGAWLIFKPVVVGKPTVLYMILYYVALFLLLRIGRDRVFQPIKPVLFSGLAALVIVQGFLLVPPELAIHSIYVGQGDSSLVTIGYKNYLIDAGGSRFENQRPGKYYVLNKLKSKGITHLDGLFISHFDEDHVDGVLDLLGEITIDKAYLPYYEDNIYIKSLNRYTQLSYLDRLQVGAFEFKNLGNYRSYNDANENSMVLHLKGPHFNGLFTGDAGRVNFSGPLNYLKVAHHGSKNSLDSRLISNSRPDFATISAGVDNSYNHPHGEVLTALRRAGTTVKVTKEAGEIDFVLNRGQTYVIGYKESPVFCGVVILGAVLTSLVLSAEVWMYRKLREYVELECTTG; this is encoded by the coding sequence GTGGCGATTTTGATAGTAAGTGCACTTTTGGCATTGATTTATCCTTTTCACGGCGTCGTTATTGCATTGGGATTGATAGGGATTATAGTTTCTGACCAGGCATTTAAAAAGACGATGGTACTTTTTCTTGCCGGGTTTCTCTTCGCCTCTCTCCACGTTATGCCTCTTACAGACCCTTTACCGGCCACTGTGGCAGGGCAGGGTATCGTTGTGGATCAGAATTTTAAAGATGCAACGCGCTATACGGTACAGGTAAGTCCCTTTCAAAAAATTCTTTTATATAGCGATACCTCTTTGAAGTTAGGAGATATTGTTGCATTTGATGGCAATTATCACAAGCCGTTAGGGAAGATGAACCCTTCCGATTTTAATTATCACAGGTATTTACAGTCCGAAGGCATTGTAGGTAGCGTGTATTCAAAAGCTGTACAAAAGCTGGGAATCAACCCATTATTTGGATATAAAGGCCAATTTCGGGAGTTTGTTATCGACAAGCTTTCTTCGCTCCGGACGACGAGCCGCACCTTTCTTTCCGGTGTTATTCTTTCTGATAGCAGTATTTTAATAGAGGAAGATCAGGAACTTTATCGCGATCTGGGGATTGGCCACTTGCTCGCCATGTCCGGGTTTCATGTCACATTGGTCACCGGGTGTATCAGTGGTCTTTTAAGTGTGTTGCGTTTACATAAAAAACACCGTTACTTAATCGCGCTTGCTCTGATGCTAATTTATATTTTTCTTGTTGGATTACCGATATCGGCGCTTCGGGCTTGGCTCATGTCATGCGGTATTTTTCTTGCGTTTTTAAGACAAAGGAAAGAAGAAAAATTAAAAAATATCTTGGGAAGCTTAGGCTGTATTTTAATTTTAAATCCGTTCGGAATATACAGTGTGTCACTTTGGCTCAGTTTCGGCGCCGTTGTCGGCTTATACTTTGTCTATCCGCGACTTAAAAGTTTATGGCATGTGGAGGGAATCGTAAGAGAAAGCGTGCTACTCAGCGTCAGCGTCTTTCTCATACTGCTGCCTCTTACAGCATGGAATTTCTACACAATAACTTGGATATCGGTTCTCAGTAATGTGCTTCTCGTACCTATATTCTCTTTAGCTATGCTATTAGGTTTCATCTTTGTCTTTACACCGCTATCTTTTTTTGTCGCACCAGCTTTGGAATTGTGTCTGAGTTTGGGGCGACAATTGGGCGCGTGGCTAATCTTTAAACCTGTTGTGGTTGGAAAGCCCACAGTCTTATATATGATCCTGTACTATGTGGCACTCTTTTTACTCCTTCGCATTGGACGAGACAGAGTTTTTCAGCCTATTAAACCGGTTCTTTTCTCAGGATTGGCAGCTCTTGTCATAGTGCAGGGATTTCTCCTTGTGCCGCCGGAACTTGCTATTCACTCCATATACGTAGGACAGGGAGATAGTTCACTGGTCACCATTGGATATAAAAATTATTTAATTGATGCTGGGGGAAGTCGCTTTGAGAATCAGCGTCCTGGTAAGTACTATGTACTAAATAAGTTGAAATCTAAGGGGATTACGCACCTAGACGGCTTATTTATTTCTCACTTTGATGAAGATCATGTGGACGGCGTCTTGGACTTACTGGGAGAGATTACCATTGACAAAGCGTACCTTCCTTATTATGAAGATAATATCTATATCAAAAGTTTGAATCGGTACACTCAGCTTAGCTATTTAGATCGGCTCCAAGTTGGCGCATTTGAATTTAAAAACTTGGGTAATTATCGGAGCTATAATGACGCCAATGAAAATTCTATGGTGCTACATTTAAAAGGGCCTCATTTTAACGGCTTGTTTACAGGCGATGCAGGCCGAGTTAATTTTTCTGGGCCCTTAAATTATTTGAAAGTCGCTCACCACGGTTCAAAGAACTCACTGGATAGCCGTCTTATTTCAAACTCTCGCCCTGACTTTGCAACGATCAGTGCCGGCGTAGACAACAGTTATAATCATCCTCACGGCGAAGTGCTCACTGCTTTACGTCGAGCGGGCACAACAGTTAAAGTCACTAAAGAGGCAGGGGAGATTGATTTTGTTTTAAATCGAGGCCAGACATATGTTATAGGTTATAAGGAGTCACCGGTCTTTTGCGGCGTGGTCATCCTTGGAGCTGTCCTGACTTCACTGGTACTCAGTGCCGAAGTTTGGATGTATAGGAAGTTGAGGGAATATGTTGAATTGGAATGCACTACTGGATAA
- the thrC gene encoding threonine synthase, translating into MRYFSTRGGDQAASTTEALLRGLARDGGLYVPEFIRPMTFLVDDLEHLNYADMAYKVISTIFDDLDEGELRAAINDAYAAFPGDVLPVKKLKDTYVMEQFHGPTRAFKDFALSLLPRLLAMALKEQGESKTALVLTATSGDTGSAAIHGFKNVPNTEIIVLYPKEGISEVQRAQMLIKGNNVHPLAIEGNFDDAQQALKHLFNDRDFNNYVGQHGYFVTSANSINIGRLVPQIAYYFYTYYTLVKQGEVTFNEPITFVVPTGNFGNLLAGHFAKLMGLPIQDLVLASNKNNVLTDFVRTGVYDGNRPFYTTVSPSMDILISSNLERYLYLMTENADEIKSLYQDLTNTGCFEYSGEMGNLYGWTCYEADTLEQIKTTYANDQYLVDPHTATAVFAAAKYREAHNYKTVVNATASPVKFAPTIFKALGKHCDNDAQALDKVMAMMNDRRFLDEGGDVEERVIAKASIQEVIEACIHED; encoded by the coding sequence ATGAGATATTTTTCAACACGAGGCGGTGATCAAGCTGCATCGACAACGGAAGCATTATTGCGAGGTCTGGCACGTGACGGGGGACTCTATGTGCCGGAGTTCATTCGGCCTATGACATTTTTGGTCGACGATCTGGAACATTTAAACTATGCGGACATGGCTTACAAAGTTATTTCAACGATCTTTGACGATTTGGACGAGGGAGAACTTCGAGCTGCTATCAATGATGCTTATGCAGCCTTTCCCGGCGATGTGCTTCCCGTTAAGAAGCTGAAAGATACTTATGTCATGGAGCAATTTCATGGCCCGACACGAGCGTTTAAGGATTTTGCATTGAGTCTTTTGCCTCGGCTGCTTGCCATGGCATTAAAAGAACAAGGTGAGTCTAAAACAGCATTGGTTCTCACTGCGACATCTGGAGATACCGGATCTGCCGCTATTCATGGGTTTAAAAATGTACCGAACACCGAGATCATTGTCCTCTATCCGAAAGAGGGTATTAGCGAAGTACAGCGAGCACAAATGCTGATAAAAGGAAATAATGTCCATCCCCTTGCCATTGAAGGGAATTTCGACGATGCACAGCAAGCTTTGAAGCATCTGTTTAATGATCGGGACTTTAATAACTATGTCGGTCAACACGGCTACTTTGTCACCTCGGCCAATTCCATTAACATCGGACGACTGGTGCCTCAAATTGCTTATTATTTTTATACGTATTATACTTTGGTGAAGCAGGGCGAAGTGACTTTTAATGAACCGATTACTTTTGTGGTTCCTACAGGGAACTTTGGCAATCTCCTGGCGGGACACTTTGCAAAATTAATGGGATTACCTATTCAGGATCTGGTACTTGCCAGCAATAAAAACAACGTGTTGACCGATTTTGTCCGCACCGGCGTCTATGATGGGAATCGGCCTTTTTACACCACCGTTTCACCGTCGATGGATATTCTCATCTCCAGTAACTTAGAGCGATATCTCTATCTTATGACTGAAAATGCTGATGAGATCAAATCCCTATACCAGGATTTGACCAATACAGGGTGCTTTGAATACTCAGGCGAAATGGGCAACCTTTATGGCTGGACTTGCTACGAAGCGGATACTTTGGAGCAAATAAAAACAACCTATGCCAATGATCAGTATCTGGTCGATCCTCATACAGCAACGGCCGTTTTTGCCGCGGCAAAGTACAGAGAGGCACATAACTATAAAACGGTCGTCAATGCTACAGCATCGCCGGTGAAGTTTGCGCCGACGATTTTTAAGGCTTTGGGCAAGCACTGTGATAACGACGCGCAGGCGCTAGATAAAGTGATGGCGATGATGAATGATCGACGATTTTTAGATGAAGGCGGCGACGTCGAGGAGCGTGTGATTGCTAAAGCATCTATTCAAGAAGTAATTGAGGCATGTATCCATGAAGATTAG